A single Nomascus leucogenys isolate Asia chromosome 14, Asia_NLE_v1, whole genome shotgun sequence DNA region contains:
- the LLGL1 gene encoding lethal(2) giant larvae protein homolog 1 isoform X3 gives MMKFRFRRQGADPQREKLKQELFAFNKTVEHGFPNQPSALAFDPELRIMAIGTRSGAVKIYGAPGVEFTGLHRDAATVTQMHFLPGQGRLLTLLDDSSLHLWEIVHHNGCAHLEEALSFQLPSRPGFDGASAPLSLTRVTVVLLVAAGNIAALGTEGSSVFFLDVTTLTLLEGQTLAPGEVLRNVPDDYRCGKALGPVESLQGHLRDPTKILIGYSRGLLVIWNQASQCVDHVFLGNQQLESLCWGRDSSTVVSSHSDGSYAVWSVDAGSSPTLQPTVATTPYGPFPCKAINKILWRNCESGGHFIIFSGGMPRASYGDRHCVSVLRAETLVTLDFTSRIIDFFTVHSTQPEDEFDDPQALAVLLEEELVVLDLQTPGWPAVPAPYLAPLHSSAITCSAHVANVPAKLWARIVSAGEQQSPQPVSSALSWPITGGRNLAQEPSQRGLLLTGHEDGTVRFWDASGVALRPLYKLSTAGLFQTDCEHADSLTQAAEDDWPPFRKVGCFDPYSDDPRLGVQKVALCKYTAQMVVAGTAGQVLVLELSDVPVEQAVSVAIIDLLQDREGFTWKGHERLSPRTVPLPWPAGFQPRVLVQCLPPAAVTAVTLHTEWSLVAFGTSHGFGLFDYQRKSPVLARCTLHPNDSLAMEGPLSRVKSLKKSLRQSFRRIRKSRVSGKKRAANASSKLQEANAQLAEQACPHDVEMTPVQRRIEPRSADDSLSGVVRCLYFADTFLRDGAHHGPTMWAGTNSGSVFAYALEVPAAAVGGEKRPEQAVEAVLGKEVQLMHRAPVVAIAVLDGRGRPLPEPYEASRDLAQAPDMQGGHAVLIASEEQFKVFTLPKVSAKTKFKLTAHEGCRVRKVALATFASVACEDYAETCLACLTNLGDVHVFSVPGLRPQVHYSCIRKEDISGIASCVFTRHGQGFYLISPSEFERFSLSARNITEPLCSLDINWPRDATQARIRESPKLSQANGTPSILLAPQSLDGSPDPAHSKGPGPQVQRVLRVPVGADHLLPADTPEPPEAALSPMSIDSATSADTTLDMTGDVTVDDVKDFLGSSEESEKNLRNLAEDEAHACAILIK, from the exons ATGATGAAGTTTCGATTCCGGCGGCAGGGCGCTGACCCGCAGCGCGAGAAGCTCAAGCAGGAGCTTTTCGCCTTCAACAAG ACTGTGGAGCATGGCTTCCCCAATCAGCCCAGCGCCCTGGCCTTCGACCCCGAACTTCGCATCATGGCCATCGGCACCAGGTCTGGGGCTGTCAAGAT CTATGGTGCACCTGGCGTGGAGTTCACAGGCCTGCACCGGGATGCAGCCACCGTCACACAGATGCACTTCTTGCCCGGCCAG GGCCGCCTCCTGACCCTGCTTGATGACAGCAGCCTGCATCTCTGGGAGATTGTCCACCATAATGGCTGTGCCCACCTGGAAGAAGCACTCAGCTTCCAGCTGCCCAGCCGGCCCGGCTTTGATGGTGCCAG TGCTCCGCTCAGCCTTACCCGAGTCACAGTGGTCCTGCTGGTGGCTGCCGGCAACATAGCAGCCCTGGGCACTGAGGGCAGCAGTGTCTTCTTCCTGGATGTTACCACCCTGACCCTGCTCGAGGGGCAGACGCTTGCCCCAGGCGAGGTTCTGCGCAA CGTGCCAGACGACTACCGCTGTGGGAAGGCGCTGGGCCCCGTGGAGTCGCTCCAGGGACACCTGAGGGACCCCACGAAGATTCTCATTGGCTACAGCCGGGGCCTGCTGGTCATCTGGAACCAGGCCTCACAGTGTGTGGACCATGTCTTCCTGGGGAACCAG CAGCTGGAGAGCCTATGCTGGGGGCGTGATAGCAGCACTGTGGTCAGCTCACACAGCGATGGCAGCTACGCTGTCTGGTCTGTGGATGCCGGCAGCTCCCCAACGCTGCAGCCCACGGTAGCCACCACACCTTACG GCCCCTTTCCCTGCAAGGCCATTAACAAGATTCTGTGGCGGAACTGTGAATCTGG GGGCCACTTTATCATCTTCAGTGGTGGCATGCCCCGTGCCAGCTATGGTGACCGCCACTGTGTAAGTGTGCTTCGAGCCGAGACATTGGTGACGCTGGACTTCACCTCCCGCATCATCGACTTCTTCACAGTGCACAGCACACAGCCCGAGGATG AATTTGATGACCCCCAGGCCCTGGCTGTGCTGCTGGAAGAGGAGCTGGTGGTGCTGGACCTGCAGACTCCTGGCTGGCCAGCTGTGCCTGCCCCATACCTGGCCCCGCTGCACTCGTCTGCAATCACTTGCTCGGCCCATGTGGCCAATGTCCCCGCCAAGCTGTGGGCCCGCATCGTGAGCGCTGGCGAGCAGCAGAGCCCCCAGCCTGTCTCCAGTGCCTTG AGCTGGCCCATCACTGGGGGCCGAAACCTGGCCCAGGAGCCGTCACAGCGAGGGCTGCTGCTGACGGG CCATGAGGACGGTACCGTGAGGTTCTGGGATGCCTCGGGTGTGGCGCTGCGGCCACTCTATAAGCTGAGCACAGCTGGCCTCTTCCAGACGGACTGTGAGCATGCTGACAGCCTGACCCAGGCTGCTGAGGACGACTGGCCACCCTTCCGCAAG GTGGGCTGCTTTGATCCCTACAGTGACGATCCCCGGCTTGGCGTGCAGAAGGTTGCTCTCTGCAAGTATACAGCCCAGATGGTGGTGGCCGGCACTGCAGGCCAG GTGCTGGTACTGGAGCTTAGTGATGTGCCGGTGGAGCAGGCGGTCAGCGTGGCCATCATAGACCTCCTCCAGGACCGCGAGGGCTTCACGTGGAAGGGCCACGAGCGGCTGAGCCCACGCACGGTGCCGCTGCCCTGGCCTGCTGGCTTCCAGCCCCGTGTCCTGGTGCAGTGCCTGCCGCCAGCTGCTGTAACCGCTGTCACACTCCACACCGAGTGGAGCCTCGTGGCTTTTGGCACCAGTCATGGCTTTGGCCTCTTCGACTACCAGCGCAAGAGCCCTGTGCTGGCCAG GTGCACTCTTCACCCCAATGACTCCCTGGCCATGGAGGGGCCGCTCTCCCGGGTGAAGTCTCTCAAGAAGTCGCTGCGCCAGTCTTTCCGGCGCATTCGCAAGAGTCGTGTCTCGGGCAAGAAGCGGGCTGCTAATGCCAGCAGCAAG TTGCAGGAAGCCAATGCACAGCTGGCTGAGCAGGCCTGCCCCCACGATGTGGAGATGACGCCCGTGCAGCGCCGCATTGAACCCCGCTCTGCCGATGACTCCTTGTCAGGCGTCGTGCGTTGCCTATACTTTGCCGACACATTCCTTCGAGATG GGGCCCACCACGGGCCCACCATGTGGGCTGGCACCAACTCAGGCTCTGTGTTCGCCTATGCGCTGGAGGTGCCGGCAGCAGCAGTGGGTGGTGAGAAGCGGCCTGAGCAAGCGGTGGAGGCCGTGCTGGGCAAGGAGGTGCAGCTGATGCACCGGGCGCCTGTGGTGGCCATTGCTGTGTTGGACGGGCGTGGCCGCCCACTGCCTGAGCCCTACGAGGCCTCACGGGACCTGGCGCAAGCACCTGACATGCAGGGTGGTCACGCTGTGCTCATTGCATCTGAGGAGCAGTTCAAG GTGTTCACACTGCCCAAGGTGAGCGCGAAGACCAAGTTCAAGCTGACGGCCCATGAGGGCTGTCGTGTGCGCAAGGTGGCACTGGCCACGTTTGCCAGTGTGGCCTGCGAGGACTATGCTGAGACCTGCCTGGCATGCCTCACCAACCTGGGTGACGTCCACGTCTTCTCGGTGCCTGGCCTGCGGCCCCAGGTGCACTACTCCTGCATCCGGAAGGAGGACATCAGCGGCATCGCTTCGTGCGTCTTTACGCGCCATGGCCAAG GCTTTTACCTGATATCCCCGTCAGAATTTGAACGCTTCTCCCTAAGTGCCCGGAACATCACAGAGCCGCTGTGCTCTCTGGACATTAACTGGCCTCGTGATGCCACCCAGGCCAG GATCCGAGAGTCACCCAAGCTGAGCCAGGCTAACGGGACCCCAAGCATCCTGCTGGCCCCACAGAGCCTTGATGGAAGCCCTGATCCAGCCCACAGCAAGGGACCTG GCCCCCAGGTGCAGAGGGTGCTAAGGGTCCCGGTAGGGGCTGATCACTTGCTCCCTGCAGACACCCCAGAGCCACCTGAGGCTGCACTCTCACCCATGTCCATCGACTCAGCCACCAGTGCTGACACCACGCTGGACATGACAGGGGACGTCACAGTGGACGATGTGAAGGATTTCCTGGG CTCCTCTGAGGAGTCGGAGAAGAACCTGAGGAACCTGGCAGAAGACGAGGCCCATGCCTGTGCCATCCTGATCAAATGA
- the LLGL1 gene encoding lethal(2) giant larvae protein homolog 1 isoform X4 codes for MMKFRFRRQGADPQREKLKQELFAFNKTVEHGFPNQPSALAFDPELRIMAIGTRSGAVKIYGAPGVEFTGLHRDAATVTQMHFLPGQGRLLTLLDDSSLHLWEIVHHNGCAHLEEALSFQLPSRPGFDGASAPLSLTRVTVVLLVAAGNIAALGTEGSSVFFLDVTTLTLLEGQTLAPGEVLRNVPDDYRCGKALGPVESLQGHLRDPTKILIGYSRGLLVIWNQASQCVDHVFLGNQQLESLCWGRDSSTVVSSHSDGSYAVWSVDAGSSPTLQPTVATTPYGPFPCKAINKILWRNCESGGHFIIFSGGMPRASYGDRHCVSVLRAETLVTLDFTSRIIDFFTVHSTQPEDEFDDPQALAVLLEEELVVLDLQTPGWPAVPAPYLAPLHSSAITCSAHVANVPAKLWARIVSAGEQQSPQPVSSALSWPITGGRNLAQEPSQRGLLLTGHEDGTVRFWDASGVALRPLYKLSTAGLFQTDCEHADSLTQAAEDDWPPFRKVGCFDPYSDDPRLGVQKVALCKYTAQMVVAGTAGQVLVLELSDVPVEQAVSVAIIDLLQDREGFTWKGHERLSPRTVPLPWPAGFQPRVLVQCLPPAAVTAVTLHTEWSLVAFGTSHGFGLFDYQRKSPVLARCTLHPNDSLAMEGPLSRVKSLKKSLRQSFRRIRKSRVSGKKRAANASSKLQEANAQLAEQACPHDVEMTPVQRRIEPRSADDSLSGVVRCLYFADTFLRDGAHHGPTMWAGTNSGSVFAYALEVPAAAVGGEKRPEQAVEAVLGKEVQLMHRAPVVAIAVLDGRGRPLPEPYEASRDLAQAPDMQGGHAVLIASEEQFKVFTLPKVSAKTKFKLTAHEGCRVRKVALATFASVACEDYAETCLACLTNLGDVHVFSVPGLRPQVHYSCIRKEDISGIASCVFTRHGQGFYLISPSEFERFSLSARNITEPLCSLDINWPRDATQASYRIRESPKLSQANGTPSILLAPQSLDGSPDPAHSKGPDTPEPPEAALSPMSIDSATSADTTLDMTGDVTVDDVKDFLGSSEESEKNLRNLAEDEAHACAILIK; via the exons ATGATGAAGTTTCGATTCCGGCGGCAGGGCGCTGACCCGCAGCGCGAGAAGCTCAAGCAGGAGCTTTTCGCCTTCAACAAG ACTGTGGAGCATGGCTTCCCCAATCAGCCCAGCGCCCTGGCCTTCGACCCCGAACTTCGCATCATGGCCATCGGCACCAGGTCTGGGGCTGTCAAGAT CTATGGTGCACCTGGCGTGGAGTTCACAGGCCTGCACCGGGATGCAGCCACCGTCACACAGATGCACTTCTTGCCCGGCCAG GGCCGCCTCCTGACCCTGCTTGATGACAGCAGCCTGCATCTCTGGGAGATTGTCCACCATAATGGCTGTGCCCACCTGGAAGAAGCACTCAGCTTCCAGCTGCCCAGCCGGCCCGGCTTTGATGGTGCCAG TGCTCCGCTCAGCCTTACCCGAGTCACAGTGGTCCTGCTGGTGGCTGCCGGCAACATAGCAGCCCTGGGCACTGAGGGCAGCAGTGTCTTCTTCCTGGATGTTACCACCCTGACCCTGCTCGAGGGGCAGACGCTTGCCCCAGGCGAGGTTCTGCGCAA CGTGCCAGACGACTACCGCTGTGGGAAGGCGCTGGGCCCCGTGGAGTCGCTCCAGGGACACCTGAGGGACCCCACGAAGATTCTCATTGGCTACAGCCGGGGCCTGCTGGTCATCTGGAACCAGGCCTCACAGTGTGTGGACCATGTCTTCCTGGGGAACCAG CAGCTGGAGAGCCTATGCTGGGGGCGTGATAGCAGCACTGTGGTCAGCTCACACAGCGATGGCAGCTACGCTGTCTGGTCTGTGGATGCCGGCAGCTCCCCAACGCTGCAGCCCACGGTAGCCACCACACCTTACG GCCCCTTTCCCTGCAAGGCCATTAACAAGATTCTGTGGCGGAACTGTGAATCTGG GGGCCACTTTATCATCTTCAGTGGTGGCATGCCCCGTGCCAGCTATGGTGACCGCCACTGTGTAAGTGTGCTTCGAGCCGAGACATTGGTGACGCTGGACTTCACCTCCCGCATCATCGACTTCTTCACAGTGCACAGCACACAGCCCGAGGATG AATTTGATGACCCCCAGGCCCTGGCTGTGCTGCTGGAAGAGGAGCTGGTGGTGCTGGACCTGCAGACTCCTGGCTGGCCAGCTGTGCCTGCCCCATACCTGGCCCCGCTGCACTCGTCTGCAATCACTTGCTCGGCCCATGTGGCCAATGTCCCCGCCAAGCTGTGGGCCCGCATCGTGAGCGCTGGCGAGCAGCAGAGCCCCCAGCCTGTCTCCAGTGCCTTG AGCTGGCCCATCACTGGGGGCCGAAACCTGGCCCAGGAGCCGTCACAGCGAGGGCTGCTGCTGACGGG CCATGAGGACGGTACCGTGAGGTTCTGGGATGCCTCGGGTGTGGCGCTGCGGCCACTCTATAAGCTGAGCACAGCTGGCCTCTTCCAGACGGACTGTGAGCATGCTGACAGCCTGACCCAGGCTGCTGAGGACGACTGGCCACCCTTCCGCAAG GTGGGCTGCTTTGATCCCTACAGTGACGATCCCCGGCTTGGCGTGCAGAAGGTTGCTCTCTGCAAGTATACAGCCCAGATGGTGGTGGCCGGCACTGCAGGCCAG GTGCTGGTACTGGAGCTTAGTGATGTGCCGGTGGAGCAGGCGGTCAGCGTGGCCATCATAGACCTCCTCCAGGACCGCGAGGGCTTCACGTGGAAGGGCCACGAGCGGCTGAGCCCACGCACGGTGCCGCTGCCCTGGCCTGCTGGCTTCCAGCCCCGTGTCCTGGTGCAGTGCCTGCCGCCAGCTGCTGTAACCGCTGTCACACTCCACACCGAGTGGAGCCTCGTGGCTTTTGGCACCAGTCATGGCTTTGGCCTCTTCGACTACCAGCGCAAGAGCCCTGTGCTGGCCAG GTGCACTCTTCACCCCAATGACTCCCTGGCCATGGAGGGGCCGCTCTCCCGGGTGAAGTCTCTCAAGAAGTCGCTGCGCCAGTCTTTCCGGCGCATTCGCAAGAGTCGTGTCTCGGGCAAGAAGCGGGCTGCTAATGCCAGCAGCAAG TTGCAGGAAGCCAATGCACAGCTGGCTGAGCAGGCCTGCCCCCACGATGTGGAGATGACGCCCGTGCAGCGCCGCATTGAACCCCGCTCTGCCGATGACTCCTTGTCAGGCGTCGTGCGTTGCCTATACTTTGCCGACACATTCCTTCGAGATG GGGCCCACCACGGGCCCACCATGTGGGCTGGCACCAACTCAGGCTCTGTGTTCGCCTATGCGCTGGAGGTGCCGGCAGCAGCAGTGGGTGGTGAGAAGCGGCCTGAGCAAGCGGTGGAGGCCGTGCTGGGCAAGGAGGTGCAGCTGATGCACCGGGCGCCTGTGGTGGCCATTGCTGTGTTGGACGGGCGTGGCCGCCCACTGCCTGAGCCCTACGAGGCCTCACGGGACCTGGCGCAAGCACCTGACATGCAGGGTGGTCACGCTGTGCTCATTGCATCTGAGGAGCAGTTCAAG GTGTTCACACTGCCCAAGGTGAGCGCGAAGACCAAGTTCAAGCTGACGGCCCATGAGGGCTGTCGTGTGCGCAAGGTGGCACTGGCCACGTTTGCCAGTGTGGCCTGCGAGGACTATGCTGAGACCTGCCTGGCATGCCTCACCAACCTGGGTGACGTCCACGTCTTCTCGGTGCCTGGCCTGCGGCCCCAGGTGCACTACTCCTGCATCCGGAAGGAGGACATCAGCGGCATCGCTTCGTGCGTCTTTACGCGCCATGGCCAAG GCTTTTACCTGATATCCCCGTCAGAATTTGAACGCTTCTCCCTAAGTGCCCGGAACATCACAGAGCCGCTGTGCTCTCTGGACATTAACTGGCCTCGTGATGCCACCCAGGCCAG TTACAGGATCCGAGAGTCACCCAAGCTGAGCCAGGCTAACGGGACCCCAAGCATCCTGCTGGCCCCACAGAGCCTTGATGGAAGCCCTGATCCAGCCCACAGCAAGGGACCTG ACACCCCAGAGCCACCTGAGGCTGCACTCTCACCCATGTCCATCGACTCAGCCACCAGTGCTGACACCACGCTGGACATGACAGGGGACGTCACAGTGGACGATGTGAAGGATTTCCTGGG CTCCTCTGAGGAGTCGGAGAAGAACCTGAGGAACCTGGCAGAAGACGAGGCCCATGCCTGTGCCATCCTGATCAAATGA
- the LLGL1 gene encoding lethal(2) giant larvae protein homolog 1 isoform X2, whose protein sequence is MMKFRFRRQGADPQREKLKQELFAFNKTVEHGFPNQPSALAFDPELRIMAIGTRSGAVKIYGAPGVEFTGLHRDAATVTQMHFLPGQGRLLTLLDDSSLHLWEIVHHNGCAHLEEALSFQLPSRPGFDGASAPLSLTRVTVVLLVAAGNIAALGTEGSSVFFLDVTTLTLLEGQTLAPGEVLRNVPDDYRCGKALGPVESLQGHLRDPTKILIGYSRGLLVIWNQASQCVDHVFLGNQQLESLCWGRDSSTVVSSHSDGSYAVWSVDAGSSPTLQPTVATTPYGPFPCKAINKILWRNCESGGHFIIFSGGMPRASYGDRHCVSVLRAETLVTLDFTSRIIDFFTVHSTQPEDEFDDPQALAVLLEEELVVLDLQTPGWPAVPAPYLAPLHSSAITCSAHVANVPAKLWARIVSAGEQQSPQPVSSALSWPITGGRNLAQEPSQRGLLLTGHEDGTVRFWDASGVALRPLYKLSTAGLFQTDCEHADSLTQAAEDDWPPFRKVGCFDPYSDDPRLGVQKVALCKYTAQMVVAGTAGQVLVLELSDVPVEQAVSVAIIDLLQDREGFTWKGHERLSPRTVPLPWPAGFQPRVLVQCLPPAAVTAVTLHTEWSLVAFGTSHGFGLFDYQRKSPVLARCTLHPNDSLAMEGPLSRVKSLKKSLRQSFRRIRKSRVSGKKRAANASSKEANAQLAEQACPHDVEMTPVQRRIEPRSADDSLSGVVRCLYFADTFLRDGAHHGPTMWAGTNSGSVFAYALEVPAAAVGGEKRPEQAVEAVLGKEVQLMHRAPVVAIAVLDGRGRPLPEPYEASRDLAQAPDMQGGHAVLIASEEQFKVFTLPKVSAKTKFKLTAHEGCRVRKVALATFASVACEDYAETCLACLTNLGDVHVFSVPGLRPQVHYSCIRKEDISGIASCVFTRHGQGFYLISPSEFERFSLSARNITEPLCSLDINWPRDATQASYRIRESPKLSQANGTPSILLAPQSLDGSPDPAHSKGPGPQVQRVLRVPVGADHLLPADTPEPPEAALSPMSIDSATSADTTLDMTGDVTVDDVKDFLGSSEESEKNLRNLAEDEAHACAILIK, encoded by the exons ATGATGAAGTTTCGATTCCGGCGGCAGGGCGCTGACCCGCAGCGCGAGAAGCTCAAGCAGGAGCTTTTCGCCTTCAACAAG ACTGTGGAGCATGGCTTCCCCAATCAGCCCAGCGCCCTGGCCTTCGACCCCGAACTTCGCATCATGGCCATCGGCACCAGGTCTGGGGCTGTCAAGAT CTATGGTGCACCTGGCGTGGAGTTCACAGGCCTGCACCGGGATGCAGCCACCGTCACACAGATGCACTTCTTGCCCGGCCAG GGCCGCCTCCTGACCCTGCTTGATGACAGCAGCCTGCATCTCTGGGAGATTGTCCACCATAATGGCTGTGCCCACCTGGAAGAAGCACTCAGCTTCCAGCTGCCCAGCCGGCCCGGCTTTGATGGTGCCAG TGCTCCGCTCAGCCTTACCCGAGTCACAGTGGTCCTGCTGGTGGCTGCCGGCAACATAGCAGCCCTGGGCACTGAGGGCAGCAGTGTCTTCTTCCTGGATGTTACCACCCTGACCCTGCTCGAGGGGCAGACGCTTGCCCCAGGCGAGGTTCTGCGCAA CGTGCCAGACGACTACCGCTGTGGGAAGGCGCTGGGCCCCGTGGAGTCGCTCCAGGGACACCTGAGGGACCCCACGAAGATTCTCATTGGCTACAGCCGGGGCCTGCTGGTCATCTGGAACCAGGCCTCACAGTGTGTGGACCATGTCTTCCTGGGGAACCAG CAGCTGGAGAGCCTATGCTGGGGGCGTGATAGCAGCACTGTGGTCAGCTCACACAGCGATGGCAGCTACGCTGTCTGGTCTGTGGATGCCGGCAGCTCCCCAACGCTGCAGCCCACGGTAGCCACCACACCTTACG GCCCCTTTCCCTGCAAGGCCATTAACAAGATTCTGTGGCGGAACTGTGAATCTGG GGGCCACTTTATCATCTTCAGTGGTGGCATGCCCCGTGCCAGCTATGGTGACCGCCACTGTGTAAGTGTGCTTCGAGCCGAGACATTGGTGACGCTGGACTTCACCTCCCGCATCATCGACTTCTTCACAGTGCACAGCACACAGCCCGAGGATG AATTTGATGACCCCCAGGCCCTGGCTGTGCTGCTGGAAGAGGAGCTGGTGGTGCTGGACCTGCAGACTCCTGGCTGGCCAGCTGTGCCTGCCCCATACCTGGCCCCGCTGCACTCGTCTGCAATCACTTGCTCGGCCCATGTGGCCAATGTCCCCGCCAAGCTGTGGGCCCGCATCGTGAGCGCTGGCGAGCAGCAGAGCCCCCAGCCTGTCTCCAGTGCCTTG AGCTGGCCCATCACTGGGGGCCGAAACCTGGCCCAGGAGCCGTCACAGCGAGGGCTGCTGCTGACGGG CCATGAGGACGGTACCGTGAGGTTCTGGGATGCCTCGGGTGTGGCGCTGCGGCCACTCTATAAGCTGAGCACAGCTGGCCTCTTCCAGACGGACTGTGAGCATGCTGACAGCCTGACCCAGGCTGCTGAGGACGACTGGCCACCCTTCCGCAAG GTGGGCTGCTTTGATCCCTACAGTGACGATCCCCGGCTTGGCGTGCAGAAGGTTGCTCTCTGCAAGTATACAGCCCAGATGGTGGTGGCCGGCACTGCAGGCCAG GTGCTGGTACTGGAGCTTAGTGATGTGCCGGTGGAGCAGGCGGTCAGCGTGGCCATCATAGACCTCCTCCAGGACCGCGAGGGCTTCACGTGGAAGGGCCACGAGCGGCTGAGCCCACGCACGGTGCCGCTGCCCTGGCCTGCTGGCTTCCAGCCCCGTGTCCTGGTGCAGTGCCTGCCGCCAGCTGCTGTAACCGCTGTCACACTCCACACCGAGTGGAGCCTCGTGGCTTTTGGCACCAGTCATGGCTTTGGCCTCTTCGACTACCAGCGCAAGAGCCCTGTGCTGGCCAG GTGCACTCTTCACCCCAATGACTCCCTGGCCATGGAGGGGCCGCTCTCCCGGGTGAAGTCTCTCAAGAAGTCGCTGCGCCAGTCTTTCCGGCGCATTCGCAAGAGTCGTGTCTCGGGCAAGAAGCGGGCTGCTAATGCCAGCAGCAAG GAAGCCAATGCACAGCTGGCTGAGCAGGCCTGCCCCCACGATGTGGAGATGACGCCCGTGCAGCGCCGCATTGAACCCCGCTCTGCCGATGACTCCTTGTCAGGCGTCGTGCGTTGCCTATACTTTGCCGACACATTCCTTCGAGATG GGGCCCACCACGGGCCCACCATGTGGGCTGGCACCAACTCAGGCTCTGTGTTCGCCTATGCGCTGGAGGTGCCGGCAGCAGCAGTGGGTGGTGAGAAGCGGCCTGAGCAAGCGGTGGAGGCCGTGCTGGGCAAGGAGGTGCAGCTGATGCACCGGGCGCCTGTGGTGGCCATTGCTGTGTTGGACGGGCGTGGCCGCCCACTGCCTGAGCCCTACGAGGCCTCACGGGACCTGGCGCAAGCACCTGACATGCAGGGTGGTCACGCTGTGCTCATTGCATCTGAGGAGCAGTTCAAG GTGTTCACACTGCCCAAGGTGAGCGCGAAGACCAAGTTCAAGCTGACGGCCCATGAGGGCTGTCGTGTGCGCAAGGTGGCACTGGCCACGTTTGCCAGTGTGGCCTGCGAGGACTATGCTGAGACCTGCCTGGCATGCCTCACCAACCTGGGTGACGTCCACGTCTTCTCGGTGCCTGGCCTGCGGCCCCAGGTGCACTACTCCTGCATCCGGAAGGAGGACATCAGCGGCATCGCTTCGTGCGTCTTTACGCGCCATGGCCAAG GCTTTTACCTGATATCCCCGTCAGAATTTGAACGCTTCTCCCTAAGTGCCCGGAACATCACAGAGCCGCTGTGCTCTCTGGACATTAACTGGCCTCGTGATGCCACCCAGGCCAG TTACAGGATCCGAGAGTCACCCAAGCTGAGCCAGGCTAACGGGACCCCAAGCATCCTGCTGGCCCCACAGAGCCTTGATGGAAGCCCTGATCCAGCCCACAGCAAGGGACCTG GCCCCCAGGTGCAGAGGGTGCTAAGGGTCCCGGTAGGGGCTGATCACTTGCTCCCTGCAGACACCCCAGAGCCACCTGAGGCTGCACTCTCACCCATGTCCATCGACTCAGCCACCAGTGCTGACACCACGCTGGACATGACAGGGGACGTCACAGTGGACGATGTGAAGGATTTCCTGGG CTCCTCTGAGGAGTCGGAGAAGAACCTGAGGAACCTGGCAGAAGACGAGGCCCATGCCTGTGCCATCCTGATCAAATGA